Proteins encoded by one window of Rubrobacter indicoceani:
- a CDS encoding YqjF family protein — MGFNAEKLLSEVDHRLYPRPDGPWAMSMTWHDLLFMHWPVPVEVLRPMIPAGLQLDTFDGSAWLGVVPFRMSDVRPRFLPSVGPVSNFPEINLRTYVTADDRPGVWFFSLDAHNSLAVRLARATFGLPYFDATMSLKREDDTVHYRSRRAPLAEFSGSYRPTAGIERSHPHTIEAFLTERYCLYAPWGKTGVRRGEVHHELWPLRKAEAEVETLQMTEQVGITLPDTEPVLHFAERLEVLAWVPENTTDRKARR; from the coding sequence GTGGGATTCAACGCCGAAAAGCTGCTGAGCGAGGTGGACCACCGCCTTTATCCGCGTCCCGACGGGCCGTGGGCGATGTCCATGACCTGGCACGACCTGCTCTTTATGCACTGGCCCGTCCCGGTGGAGGTTCTGAGGCCCATGATCCCGGCCGGCCTGCAACTGGATACCTTCGATGGGTCGGCGTGGCTCGGGGTGGTGCCGTTTCGCATGTCGGACGTGAGGCCGCGCTTTTTACCGAGCGTCGGCCCCGTCTCGAACTTTCCCGAGATCAACCTCCGCACCTACGTTACGGCCGACGACAGGCCGGGCGTCTGGTTTTTCTCCCTCGACGCGCACAACTCGCTCGCCGTGCGCCTCGCCCGCGCCACGTTCGGGCTCCCGTACTTTGACGCGACGATGTCCTTGAAGCGTGAAGACGACACGGTCCATTACAGAAGCCGCCGCGCCCCGCTCGCCGAGTTCTCAGGAAGCTACCGACCGACCGCCGGGATCGAAAGATCACACCCCCATACCATCGAAGCCTTTCTGACGGAGAGGTACTGCCTCTACGCCCCCTGGGGAAAGACCGGCGTCAGACGCGGCGAAGTACACCACGAACTCTGGCCGCTGAGAAAGGCTGAAGCCGAGGTAGAAACGCTTCAGATGACCGAACAGGTCGGCATCACCCTCCCCGACACCGAACCCGTACTGCACTTCGCCGAACGCCTCGAAGTACTCGCCTGGGTTCCAGAGAACACAACCGACCGG
- the thiW gene encoding energy coupling factor transporter S component ThiW — MRREYTRKLVLAALFAGFGVLLSALAVPVGGTRVLPVQHALNAIAGVLLGPWWAAGSALVTATLRFAFGTGSVFAFPGSPFGALAVGFAYLFLRRDEAALFEPLGTVLIGATLSAVLISPLLDGGASVGFFAFAIPFALSSIPGAVIGYAVLKLLRRSGAVREDRERK, encoded by the coding sequence GTGAGGCGGGAGTACACGCGCAAGCTTGTTCTGGCGGCTCTGTTCGCGGGGTTCGGGGTCCTGCTTTCCGCGCTGGCCGTTCCGGTCGGTGGGACGCGGGTGCTCCCGGTGCAGCACGCGCTCAACGCGATCGCGGGTGTTCTGCTGGGCCCCTGGTGGGCGGCGGGCTCCGCGCTCGTCACGGCGACGCTGCGGTTCGCTTTCGGGACGGGGAGCGTCTTTGCGTTTCCGGGAAGCCCGTTCGGCGCGCTCGCGGTCGGGTTCGCGTACCTTTTCCTCCGCCGAGACGAGGCGGCCCTCTTCGAGCCGCTCGGGACGGTGCTGATCGGGGCTACGCTCTCTGCGGTCCTGATCTCACCCCTCCTGGACGGCGGCGCGTCGGTCGGGTTTTTTGCCTTCGCGATCCCGTTTGCGCTCTCGAGCATCCCCGGGGCGGTGATCGGATATGCCGTGCTGAAGCTTCTCCGGCGTTCGGGGGCTGTAAGGGAAGACCGCGAACGTAAGTAG
- the thiM gene encoding hydroxyethylthiazole kinase produces MNAGKIFGKLSDRKPLIHHLTNYVTANLVANVTLAVGALPVMAQAGEEVEEMTGLASALVINIGTLDPNTVEAMLAAGKTANGRGIPVVLDPVGAGATTFRTGTVGRILDEVSVSVICGNAGEIATIAGLEAEVRGVESLGGDAKAAVVSAARSLGTVVSVTGSTDYVSDGERLVAVRNGDALMGRIVGSGCASTAVVASFVAVGGAGVDTVAAALACYGYAGEDAARRSDGPGTFEPRFLDALHALSGGQEGLDGRLLISSEEIPEAGLL; encoded by the coding sequence ATGAACGCCGGGAAGATCTTCGGAAAGCTCTCCGACAGGAAACCGCTCATACACCACCTGACAAACTACGTTACCGCCAACCTCGTTGCAAACGTAACGCTCGCGGTCGGAGCGCTCCCGGTAATGGCGCAGGCCGGGGAAGAGGTCGAGGAGATGACGGGCCTCGCCTCTGCGCTTGTAATAAACATCGGGACGCTCGACCCGAACACCGTCGAAGCGATGCTGGCCGCCGGGAAAACGGCCAACGGGCGCGGGATACCGGTTGTCCTTGATCCCGTCGGGGCGGGCGCAACGACGTTTCGCACGGGGACGGTCGGACGGATACTGGATGAGGTGAGCGTCTCGGTCATCTGCGGAAACGCTGGAGAGATAGCAACGATAGCCGGGCTGGAGGCGGAGGTTCGCGGGGTGGAGAGCCTCGGCGGCGATGCAAAGGCCGCGGTCGTTTCGGCGGCGCGGTCGCTCGGTACGGTCGTCTCGGTAACCGGCTCGACCGACTACGTCTCCGACGGGGAGAGGCTTGTTGCGGTGCGAAACGGCGACGCGCTGATGGGGAGAATAGTCGGGAGCGGCTGCGCTTCGACCGCGGTGGTCGCTTCTTTTGTCGCGGTCGGTGGCGCTGGCGTGGATACCGTTGCCGCCGCGCTCGCCTGCTACGGATACGCCGGGGAGGACGCCGCCCGGAGGTCCGACGGACCGGGGACTTTCGAGCCGCGCTTTCTTGATGCGCTTCACGCTCTCTCCGGCGGTCAGGAGGGGCTGGACGGGCGGCTCCTGATATCGAGCGAAGAGATACCGGAGGCGGGTCTGCTGTGA
- the thiD gene encoding bifunctional hydroxymethylpyrimidine kinase/phosphomethylpyrimidine kinase, producing the protein MMKKALSIATSDSGAGAGIQADLKSFLRCGVYGTTAIVATTAQNTVGVNAIFPFPPPVAVGQVEAVFEDIGADAVKTGMLFNAGIISAVAEVIRRLELPNVVVDPVMVAESGATLLEDDAIETYRRELFPLARVITPNANEAFAILGAERDEARIEDAAIELHSFGPEAVVITGGHTESGADLLYDGKGFTRIEGPVHPGGNAHGSGCTHSSALASFLALGFGVEEAARRARLVASEAVEYGLAGVGAGAGPVHALGAVLKDAPPVTETAGRGLHRAEGSG; encoded by the coding sequence ATGATGAAGAAAGCTCTGAGCATAGCAACGAGCGACTCCGGCGCGGGGGCCGGGATTCAGGCCGACCTGAAATCGTTTCTGCGCTGCGGGGTCTACGGAACGACCGCCATCGTTGCGACGACCGCCCAGAACACCGTCGGGGTAAACGCCATATTCCCGTTCCCGCCGCCCGTCGCTGTCGGGCAGGTAGAGGCCGTCTTCGAGGATATCGGGGCCGACGCGGTAAAGACCGGCATGTTGTTTAACGCCGGGATAATCTCCGCCGTTGCGGAGGTGATACGTCGCCTCGAGCTGCCGAACGTCGTCGTCGACCCGGTGATGGTCGCCGAGAGCGGGGCGACGCTTCTTGAAGACGACGCCATCGAGACCTACCGCAGGGAACTCTTCCCACTTGCGAGGGTCATCACCCCGAATGCAAACGAGGCGTTCGCGATACTCGGCGCGGAGCGCGACGAAGCGCGCATCGAAGACGCGGCGATAGAACTCCACTCTTTCGGCCCCGAGGCGGTCGTTATAACGGGCGGTCATACGGAGTCCGGGGCGGACCTTCTCTACGACGGCAAGGGTTTCACGCGCATCGAGGGGCCGGTCCACCCCGGCGGCAACGCGCACGGTTCGGGCTGCACGCACTCGTCGGCGCTGGCGAGCTTTCTCGCCCTCGGCTTCGGCGTCGAAGAAGCGGCCAGGCGAGCGCGGCTCGTCGCCTCGGAGGCCGTCGAGTACGGGCTGGCCGGGGTCGGAGCCGGAGCCGGTCCGGTACACGCGCTCGGGGCCGTTCTGAAGGATGCGCCGCCCGTAACGGAGACCGCAGGACGGGGTCTGCATCGTGCGGAGGGCTCGGGATGA
- a CDS encoding ABC transporter substrate-binding protein, protein MKRNDRHGNPRAAGRESFTRGDFLRGAAAFSALAASPALLASCGGSGSSGASEGSPNGITLTLDWYPNADHAGIYMARSLGLFKEAGLDVEIQQPSDPASVLQLVAAGRSEFGISYETEITNAAVRDIPVVSVMAVMQHPLNSLMSLRRTGISGPADLTGRKVGYAGQSFGSAVLDTVLREAGEDPASLEKINVGYDLRPALTSGRVDAIVDAYWNIEAVEMEEEGFEVDVIRLEDVGVPNYNELVVATANDYAGENPQVVRDFVAALVEGHRAATEDPEEAANALVAASPELDEQTARRTTELTVPIFSEPGRPVGFQPPDEWRAYVAWAVENDVLPQSVEVEQVMTNEYLPDRG, encoded by the coding sequence ATGAAACGCAACGACAGGCACGGAAACCCGAGGGCCGCCGGGAGAGAAAGCTTTACCCGGGGAGATTTCCTTAGAGGGGCGGCAGCGTTCTCCGCGCTCGCGGCCTCGCCCGCGCTGCTCGCTTCGTGCGGAGGAAGCGGGAGTTCCGGCGCGTCGGAGGGCTCGCCGAACGGCATCACCCTGACGCTCGACTGGTACCCGAACGCCGATCACGCCGGAATCTACATGGCCCGGAGCCTGGGGCTCTTCAAGGAAGCCGGTCTGGACGTGGAGATACAGCAGCCGTCGGACCCGGCCTCGGTCCTGCAGCTCGTCGCCGCCGGGAGAAGCGAGTTCGGGATCTCCTACGAAACGGAGATAACGAACGCCGCCGTAAGAGATATTCCGGTGGTCTCGGTCATGGCGGTTATGCAGCACCCGCTCAACTCGCTGATGAGCCTGCGCAGGACGGGCATCTCCGGCCCCGCCGACCTCACCGGAAGAAAGGTCGGGTACGCCGGGCAGTCGTTCGGGTCGGCGGTGCTGGATACGGTACTCAGGGAAGCCGGAGAAGACCCGGCTTCCCTGGAGAAGATCAACGTAGGCTACGACCTCCGACCCGCGCTCACGAGCGGGCGGGTGGATGCGATCGTAGACGCTTACTGGAACATCGAGGCCGTCGAGATGGAGGAAGAGGGCTTTGAAGTGGACGTGATCCGCCTGGAGGACGTCGGCGTTCCGAACTACAACGAGCTTGTCGTTGCAACGGCGAACGATTACGCCGGGGAGAACCCGCAGGTGGTCCGGGATTTCGTGGCCGCGCTCGTGGAGGGCCACCGGGCCGCAACGGAAGACCCGGAGGAGGCGGCGAACGCGCTCGTCGCGGCCAGCCCGGAGCTTGACGAGCAAACGGCGCGGCGCACGACCGAGCTTACCGTGCCGATCTTCTCCGAGCCCGGACGCCCCGTCGGATTCCAGCCGCCGGACGAGTGGAGGGCCTACGTTGCATGGGCGGTCGAGAACGACGTCCTGCCGCAGAGCGTCGAGGTGGAGCAGGTCATGACAAACGAGTATCTGCCGGACAGGGGATAG
- a CDS encoding ABC transporter permease: MIGAIGKNEQANDPIGKSSSRRTSTFGRAFPAALLAVLALVLWEGFARAFAIPEYLLPGPMSIAGAFWESRGMLLSQAVPTAKVALIGFAGALAAGSVSGIAISRYSLAERALYPWLVASQALPVIAIAPVLVTWFGYGAFPKVLVVVLFCFFPITVGVVDGLRSVDGDLLRLMRSFGAGRLRTFFMVEVPAATPFLFAGMRLSVTYCVIGAITGEWVGSSEGLGFLMIQDKNQFEIPRLFAEIALLSAMGVSLFLTVALAQKLLAPWTLSRR, encoded by the coding sequence GTGATCGGTGCCATCGGCAAGAACGAGCAAGCGAACGACCCGATCGGGAAAAGCTCCTCCCGCCGGACTTCGACCTTCGGGCGGGCGTTTCCGGCGGCCCTGCTGGCCGTTCTCGCGCTTGTTCTGTGGGAAGGCTTCGCTCGGGCCTTCGCCATCCCCGAGTACCTGCTTCCGGGACCGATGTCCATAGCCGGAGCGTTCTGGGAGTCAAGAGGGATGCTGCTATCACAGGCCGTTCCGACCGCAAAGGTCGCTCTGATCGGGTTCGCAGGGGCGCTCGCAGCCGGGAGCGTATCCGGTATCGCGATAAGCCGCTACTCGCTTGCAGAACGGGCGCTGTACCCCTGGCTTGTAGCCTCCCAGGCCCTGCCGGTTATAGCCATCGCCCCCGTGCTCGTTACCTGGTTCGGATACGGAGCGTTCCCGAAAGTCCTTGTTGTTGTATTGTTCTGCTTCTTTCCTATAACAGTAGGGGTGGTGGACGGTCTGCGTTCGGTTGACGGGGATCTGTTGCGGCTGATGAGGTCGTTCGGGGCGGGGCGGCTGAGGACGTTCTTCATGGTCGAGGTCCCGGCGGCCACGCCGTTTCTCTTTGCGGGGATGAGGTTGTCGGTGACCTACTGTGTGATCGGGGCGATAACGGGGGAGTGGGTAGGGTCGAGCGAGGGGCTTGGTTTTCTTATGATCCAGGACAAAAACCAGTTCGAGATACCGAGGCTGTTCGCCGAGATCGCGCTGCTCTCTGCGATGGGCGTTTCGCTTTTCCTGACGGTTGCGCTGGCACAGAAGCTGCTCGCGCCCTGGACGTTGAGCCGGAGATGA
- a CDS encoding ABC transporter ATP-binding protein, translated as MNSKTGTEKKSGRRFRSGAPKISAEGVSVTKGGVHILDGIDLEVESGEFLSIVGPSGAGKSTLLGLFAGLERPDSGSVKKDGEPLLRPESVSFMPQSDLLLPWRDVRANVALGLEATGTDRNTARRRATDALLRFGLQDFARLSPESLSGGMRSRVALLRTALLGRDVLLLDEPFGALDAITRRDLRSWLLEVRDEISATVVLVTHDVDEALMLSERVIVLSRRPARISADIHVPFDRAQRDESAPEFVCLKSRIVSMLDADAGGTKS; from the coding sequence ATGAACTCCAAAACCGGCACGGAAAAGAAGTCGGGGCGGAGATTTCGCAGCGGCGCGCCGAAGATCTCGGCCGAGGGCGTGAGCGTCACGAAAGGCGGCGTACACATCCTCGACGGGATAGACCTCGAAGTAGAGAGCGGGGAGTTCCTCTCGATCGTCGGCCCTTCGGGGGCGGGGAAGTCTACGCTGCTCGGCCTGTTTGCCGGTCTTGAGAGGCCGGACTCCGGTTCGGTGAAAAAGGACGGGGAGCCGCTGCTCAGGCCGGAGTCGGTCTCGTTTATGCCGCAGAGCGACCTGCTACTGCCCTGGCGCGACGTGCGGGCGAACGTCGCCCTCGGGCTGGAGGCCACGGGAACGGACAGAAATACCGCCCGGCGCCGGGCGACGGACGCGCTGCTCCGGTTCGGGCTTCAGGACTTCGCCCGCCTGTCGCCGGAGTCGCTCTCGGGGGGGATGCGTTCGCGGGTCGCCCTGCTGAGGACAGCGCTTCTCGGGCGGGACGTACTGCTGCTGGACGAGCCGTTCGGCGCGCTCGACGCCATCACCCGCCGGGACCTGCGATCCTGGCTTCTGGAGGTGCGCGATGAGATATCCGCGACCGTCGTGCTCGTAACCCACGACGTTGACGAAGCCCTGATGCTCTCGGAGCGGGTGATCGTTCTGAGCCGCCGTCCGGCCCGCATCTCCGCCGATATCCACGTCCCGTTCGACCGCGCGCAAAGAGATGAGTCCGCCCCGGAATTTGTCTGCCTGAAGTCGCGGATAGTCTCCATGCTTGACGCCGACGCCGGGGGCACGAAGTCGTGA
- the thiT gene encoding energy-coupled thiamine transporter ThiT has translation MNSFRDTRVLTEAALAVALAFVLGLIKVFQMPLGGSVSLEMVPLVLLALRQGPVVGITAGAVYGVLQLIVSPFIVHPVQVLFDYPLPFAALGLAGFFHPTVRGAVVGTVVAVLARFACHFVSGVVFFASYAPEGWNPLVYSAAYNLAYLVPSAVIALVAVIALLKALDSARPSSRQLAAR, from the coding sequence ATGAACTCATTTCGGGATACGCGGGTACTGACCGAGGCCGCGCTCGCCGTTGCGCTGGCTTTCGTGCTGGGGCTTATAAAAGTCTTTCAGATGCCGCTCGGTGGGTCTGTCTCCCTTGAGATGGTCCCGCTTGTGCTGCTCGCCCTGCGGCAGGGGCCGGTGGTGGGCATAACGGCGGGGGCGGTCTACGGGGTTCTGCAGCTGATCGTCAGCCCGTTTATCGTGCATCCGGTGCAGGTGCTCTTTGATTATCCGCTGCCGTTCGCCGCGCTTGGGCTGGCCGGGTTTTTCCACCCGACGGTGCGCGGTGCGGTCGTTGGTACGGTGGTAGCCGTACTGGCCCGTTTCGCCTGCCACTTCGTCTCGGGGGTCGTGTTCTTCGCTTCCTACGCGCCGGAGGGCTGGAACCCGCTCGTATACTCGGCAGCATACAACCTCGCCTACCTGGTGCCGAGCGCGGTGATCGCCCTTGTAGCCGTTATCGCGCTTTTAAAGGCCCTTGATTCGGCTCGACCTTCCTCAAGGCAACTGGCTGCCCGATGA
- a CDS encoding NUDIX hydrolase, which translates to MTDGSWKTHGREYVYRSPWFDFRLDNVELPNGERIEYGVFEGRGICQVLAVTPEEKVVFVRQWRQPLSGFVLSLPGGMVEVGETPEEAAGRELREETGYVAEGLERAFRVHASPGRTDEVCSIFTCRVSGRGASGPDGTEFIEVIELTREEARDAVSAGGITEATTVLALVWFDRGLELSSGRT; encoded by the coding sequence GTGACGGATGGTTCGTGGAAGACGCACGGGCGGGAGTACGTGTACCGCAGCCCGTGGTTTGATTTCCGGCTGGACAACGTGGAGTTGCCCAACGGCGAACGCATAGAATACGGCGTCTTTGAGGGGCGGGGGATCTGTCAGGTGCTCGCCGTTACGCCGGAGGAGAAGGTCGTGTTCGTGCGGCAGTGGCGGCAGCCGCTCAGCGGGTTCGTTCTGAGCCTTCCGGGCGGGATGGTCGAGGTCGGAGAGACGCCGGAGGAGGCCGCCGGGCGCGAGCTGCGCGAGGAGACCGGTTACGTTGCAGAGGGGCTTGAGCGAGCCTTCCGGGTACATGCCTCGCCCGGTCGCACCGACGAGGTATGCAGCATCTTTACGTGTCGGGTCTCCGGCAGGGGCGCGAGCGGGCCGGACGGTACGGAGTTTATCGAGGTGATCGAGTTGACCCGGGAGGAGGCCCGGGACGCCGTTTCGGCGGGTGGCATAACGGAGGCCACGACGGTGCTGGCTCTGGTGTGGTTCGATCGGGGGTTAGAGTTGTCTTCGGGACGGACGTAG
- a CDS encoding 4Fe-4S dicluster domain-containing protein — protein MAYVITEPCIGTKDQSCVEVCPVDCIYDGGDHFMINPEECIDCGACEPECPVEAIYPEDEVPDEMESYISKAAEHDFE, from the coding sequence ATGGCCTATGTCATAACGGAGCCGTGCATCGGTACAAAGGATCAGAGCTGCGTCGAGGTCTGTCCGGTGGACTGCATTTACGACGGTGGGGATCACTTCATGATCAACCCCGAGGAGTGCATTGACTGTGGAGCCTGCGAGCCGGAGTGTCCGGTGGAGGCCATCTACCCGGAGGACGAGGTTCCCGACGAGATGGAGAGCTACATCTCGAAGGCCGCCGAGCACGACTTCGAGTAG
- a CDS encoding Crp/Fnr family transcriptional regulator encodes MYGENAVPAWARLPGARCRAVEHLAKLEGLKEFESLQGLEEDFFQALSIASEVIEIGAGTPLYREGEPSGAVYFMREGRVKLFRSLGGPKPRDQILGVLGGGSVLGFASAIEGLPQSQAATALTDCTLHAVFRDELLAVMERFPKAALRLTQNLAARSRELEDLVSNLVFHSAPQRVARLLLALATEEGRVTKRGVVFVPSLSRQEMAEATGISREALSRALSRLAQEDILNLDGKSITIVKPAELRSRT; translated from the coding sequence GTGTACGGTGAGAACGCTGTCCCGGCCTGGGCGCGACTGCCCGGTGCGCGGTGCAGAGCGGTAGAACACCTCGCCAAGCTCGAAGGACTGAAGGAGTTCGAGTCCCTGCAGGGTCTCGAAGAGGACTTCTTCCAGGCGCTCTCGATCGCCTCCGAGGTTATCGAGATCGGCGCCGGAACCCCTCTCTACCGCGAGGGCGAACCCTCCGGCGCGGTCTACTTTATGCGCGAAGGCCGGGTCAAGCTTTTCCGTTCCCTCGGCGGCCCGAAACCCCGCGACCAGATCCTCGGCGTCCTCGGTGGCGGCTCCGTTCTCGGCTTCGCCTCGGCGATCGAAGGCCTCCCGCAGTCCCAGGCGGCGACCGCCCTCACAGACTGCACCCTCCACGCTGTCTTTCGCGATGAACTGCTCGCCGTCATGGAACGCTTCCCGAAAGCGGCCCTCCGCCTCACCCAGAACCTCGCGGCCCGCTCCCGGGAACTAGAAGACCTTGTCTCGAACCTCGTCTTCCACTCCGCCCCCCAGCGCGTCGCCCGGCTCCTTCTCGCCCTCGCCACCGAGGAAGGTCGCGTAACCAAACGCGGCGTCGTCTTCGTCCCGTCGCTGTCGCGCCAAGAGATGGCCGAAGCAACCGGCATCTCCCGCGAGGCCCTCTCCCGCGCCCTCTCGAGGCTTGCTCAGGAAGACATCCTGAACCTCGACGGCAAGAGCATCACCATCGTCAAACCCGCCGAACTCCGCTCCCGGACCTAG
- a CDS encoding DHA2 family efflux MFS transporter permease subunit, protein MNSVGGVSSKWLVLSAVSVGTFMATLNTSIVNVSLPTIAADLGVAVTEVEWIVIAYLLSTGVLLLTFGRLGDVLGYHRLYVAGFAVFAVAGTVCGFAGGIGTLTGLRVVQGIGAAAVQAVGPAIVSSTFDDSERGKALGINAISVSVGLALGPTLGGLIAEVLSWRWIFFINFPIGVIGLVWVMRVLPRSSTSSDQTFDPTGAVIAGGMLFALLFALVEGADLGWSSPTIITLLALALVLFIAFIVVELRMEQPMFDLRLFAVRPFAAGSFSLLVAFVALLSALYLMPFFLQNGQGLTVLQAGLLITPLSLTTLVVAPFSGALSDRIGTTVLPTVGLGFIALGVFSLTTMDAGTTGLGVVWRMVLIGFGLGVFNSPNQSAIIGSVPRRRLGTASGTIAQMRITGQVLGVAASGAILSARIPEHLRELSGSLPEAAARSEAIIYSVHEALYFSAAVALVGALASLVRRGYRRKSPPPQAQAGTIPGAPE, encoded by the coding sequence ATGAACTCCGTCGGTGGCGTTTCCAGCAAGTGGCTCGTACTCTCGGCGGTTTCGGTCGGGACGTTCATGGCGACCCTGAACACAAGCATCGTCAACGTCTCCCTGCCGACCATAGCCGCAGACCTCGGGGTCGCGGTTACGGAGGTGGAGTGGATCGTCATCGCCTACCTGCTCTCGACCGGGGTGCTGCTCCTGACCTTCGGGCGGCTCGGGGACGTGCTCGGCTACCACAGGCTCTACGTAGCAGGTTTCGCGGTCTTCGCCGTGGCGGGGACGGTCTGCGGCTTCGCCGGGGGGATCGGGACGCTCACCGGGCTTCGGGTCGTGCAGGGCATCGGGGCCGCAGCGGTCCAGGCCGTCGGCCCGGCGATAGTCTCCTCCACCTTCGACGACTCGGAGCGGGGCAAGGCGCTCGGGATCAACGCCATAAGCGTCTCCGTCGGGCTTGCGCTCGGCCCGACGCTCGGCGGCCTCATCGCGGAGGTTCTGTCGTGGCGCTGGATCTTTTTTATAAACTTCCCTATCGGGGTTATCGGCCTTGTCTGGGTCATGCGCGTCCTCCCCCGAAGCTCGACCAGCTCAGACCAGACCTTCGACCCAACCGGGGCCGTGATCGCCGGGGGGATGCTCTTCGCCCTTCTCTTCGCCCTCGTGGAGGGGGCCGACCTCGGCTGGTCCAGCCCGACTATCATCACCCTTCTCGCCCTGGCCCTTGTCCTTTTCATCGCCTTTATCGTCGTGGAGCTTCGGATGGAGCAACCGATGTTCGATCTCCGGCTCTTCGCCGTCCGGCCCTTCGCCGCCGGGAGCTTCAGCCTCCTTGTAGCCTTTGTGGCGCTGCTCTCCGCCCTGTACCTGATGCCGTTTTTTCTTCAGAACGGTCAGGGTCTTACGGTTCTTCAGGCCGGGCTTCTTATCACCCCGCTCTCCCTGACGACGCTCGTGGTGGCCCCGTTCAGCGGCGCGCTCTCGGACCGCATCGGGACGACCGTCCTGCCTACAGTCGGCCTCGGCTTTATCGCGCTCGGCGTCTTCTCCCTGACGACGATGGACGCGGGCACGACCGGCCTGGGCGTGGTGTGGCGAATGGTGCTTATCGGCTTCGGCCTCGGCGTCTTCAACAGCCCGAATCAGTCCGCGATCATCGGCTCCGTCCCGCGCCGGAGGCTCGGAACGGCCTCCGGCACTATTGCTCAGATGCGGATCACCGGTCAGGTTCTCGGCGTAGCGGCGAGCGGCGCCATCCTCTCGGCCCGTATCCCCGAACACCTCCGCGAGCTCTCCGGCTCGCTCCCCGAAGCCGCCGCCCGCAGCGAGGCGATAATCTACTCCGTCCACGAAGCCCTTTATTTCTCAGCCGCCGTCGCCCTTGTCGGCGCGCTGGCAAGCCTCGTCCGGCGCGGGTACCGCAGGAAATCCCCGCCTCCACAGGCTCAGGCCGGGACCATACCCGGCGCCCCGGAATAA
- a CDS encoding SDR family NAD(P)-dependent oxidoreductase gives MSYNGRLAGKVAVVTGASKGLGRALAVAFADEGAKVVVNSRSEESLRPVAEEVEAAGGEALAVAADVSKPDGAKKLADRAARKFGKIDVLVNNAGLLGSRVAIESYPDDEWVAVMEVNANGVFFVAKYAIPHLAENASVINLVSGASIGARADWGAYSVSKFAVEGFTGNLALELKDRNIRVNAVDPGGMRTDMRASAYPDEDPGTKIAPEENTAVFLYLASDSSRGVTGERFKAQEFTG, from the coding sequence ATGTCCTATAACGGAAGGCTTGCAGGTAAGGTCGCGGTTGTAACAGGGGCCAGCAAGGGACTCGGCAGGGCGCTTGCCGTCGCTTTTGCAGACGAGGGCGCAAAGGTTGTTGTCAACTCCCGCAGCGAAGAAAGCCTCCGTCCCGTCGCGGAAGAGGTAGAGGCGGCGGGCGGAGAGGCGCTGGCCGTTGCGGCGGACGTATCGAAGCCGGACGGGGCAAAGAAGCTGGCCGACAGAGCCGCGCGGAAGTTCGGGAAGATAGACGTTCTGGTGAACAACGCGGGGCTGCTCGGCTCAAGGGTCGCCATCGAGAGCTACCCGGACGATGAGTGGGTAGCGGTCATGGAGGTCAACGCCAACGGGGTCTTCTTTGTCGCCAAGTACGCGATCCCGCACCTTGCGGAGAACGCGTCCGTCATCAACCTGGTGAGCGGGGCGAGCATCGGGGCGCGGGCCGACTGGGGGGCATACTCGGTGAGCAAGTTCGCGGTGGAAGGGTTCACGGGCAACCTCGCCCTCGAACTCAAAGACCGGAACATCCGGGTCAACGCGGTGGACCCCGGCGGGATGCGAACGGATATGCGGGCCTCCGCCTACCCGGACGAAGACCCCGGGACAAAGATCGCCCCGGAAGAAAACACCGCCGTCTTTCTCTACCTCGCCTCCGACAGCTCGAGGGGGGTAACCGGGGAGCGGTTCAAGGCGCAGGAGTTCACCGGCTAG